From Ignisphaera aggregans DSM 17230, the proteins below share one genomic window:
- a CDS encoding flavin reductase domain protein FMN-binding (COGs: COG1853 Conserved protein/domain typically associated with flavoprotein oxygenase DIM6/NTAB family~InterPro IPR002563~KEGG: pai:PAE2058 hypothetical protein~PFAM: flavin reductase domain protein FMN-binding~SPTR: Q8ZVY7 Putative uncharacterized protein~PFAM: Flavin reductase like domain) has translation MEYIKPKKFYYVLHPRPTAVIVSKCPNMKYNIMSASWVTPVSEEPPTIAIAIDREAYTNQCLEFHREATINIPTMEQIDVVYSVGSVSGREVDKISKYGIVLENSNNISVPRWRDAACWYETKIIGFHDIGEVRLYIFEVIDYYCKKDVANEWGWDIYKTSPALHGVGRTFYYVGKYARAKSST, from the coding sequence ATGGAATATATAAAGCCAAAGAAGTTTTACTACGTATTACACCCAAGACCTACAGCAGTCATAGTCTCTAAATGCCCTAATATGAAATACAATATTATGTCAGCTTCATGGGTGACACCAGTATCAGAGGAACCTCCAACTATAGCTATAGCCATAGATAGAGAAGCCTATACAAATCAATGTCTAGAGTTTCATAGAGAGGCTACTATAAATATACCTACAATGGAGCAGATAGATGTGGTATATAGTGTTGGTAGTGTTTCTGGGAGGGAAGTTGATAAGATATCTAAGTATGGAATAGTACTTGAAAACAGTAATAATATATCAGTTCCTAGATGGAGAGATGCAGCATGTTGGTATGAAACAAAGATTATAGGTTTTCATGATATTGGTGAAGTAAGATTATATATATTTGAGGTTATTGATTATTATTGTAAGAAGGATGTAGCTAATGAATGGGGATGGGATATATATAAAACAAGTCCTGCACTTCATGGTGTTGGAAGAACATTTTATTATGTAGGAAAATATGCAAGGGCAAAGTCATCAACATAG